gaagatgaagatgatggtgatgatgaagatggtcgtgaagatgatggtgaagatggtgatgatgaagatggtgatgaagatggtggtgaagatggtgaagatggtggtgaagatggtgaagatggtggtgaagatgatggtgatgatgaagatggtggtgatgatgaagatggtggtggagatggtggtgaagatggtggtgaagatgaagatgatggtgaagatgaagatggtcatgaagatgatggtgaagatggtgatgatgaagatggtgatgaagaagatggtgaagatgatggtgaagatgaagatggtggtgaagatgatggtgaagatgaagatggtggtgaagatggtgatgaagatggtggtgaagatggtgaagatgatggtgaagatgaagatggtggtgaagatgaagatggtggtgaagatgatggtgaagatgaagatggtggtgaagatgatggtgaaaatgatggtgaagatgaagatggtggtgaagatgatggtgaagatgaagatgatggtgaagatgatggtgaagatgaagatggtggcgaagatgatggtgaagatgaagatggtggtgaagatggtggcgaagatgatggtgaagatgaagatggtggtgaagatggtggtgaagatgatggtgaagatgaagatggtggtgaagatgatggtgaagatgatggtgaagatgatggtgaagatgatggtgaagatgaagatgatggtgaaaatgatggtgaagatgaagatggtggtgaagatgatggtgaagatgaagatggtggtgaagatgatggtgaagataaagatggtggtgaagatgatggtgaagatgaagatggtggtgaagatggtggtgaagatgaagatggtggtgaagatgatggtgaagatgaagatggtggtgaagatgatggtgaagatgaagatggtggtgaagatgatggtgaagatgatggtgaagatgaagatggtggcgaagatgatggtgaagatgaagatggtggtgaagatggtggttgaagatgatggtgaagatgaagatggtggtgaagatggtggtgaagatgatggtgaagatgatggtgaagatgatggtgaagatggtggtgaagatgatggtgaagatgaagatgatggtgaaaatgatggtgaagatgaagatggtggtgaagatgatggtgaagatggtggtgaagatgatggtgaagataaagatggtggtgaagatgatggtgaagatgaagatggtggtgaagatgatggtgaagatgaagatggtggtgaagatggtggtgaagatgatggtggagatgaagatggtggtgaagatgatggtgaagatgaagatggtggtgaagatggtggtgaagatgaagatggtggtgaagatgacggtgaagatgatggtgaagatgatggtgaagatgaagatggtggtgaagatgaagatggtggtgaagatgacggtgaagatgatggtgaagataaagatggtggtgaagatgaagatggtggtgaagatggtgaATCTCACTGACTGTACAGTGACAGTGAATGATaaacatggaggaggaaatgagcatgattgttgttttactgtctgAATAGCTTCCGTGTTCATGAACTGAGCAGTGTTTAAGTCCACTGGTAGGAGGCGGGACTTCACCTCTGTATTTACAAGTGTGCTGTTTGCAGCGTCCCTCTCTAAcggtcgctctctctctctcttagccGTCCGCTTCACTGTCGCCACTGACATCACCAGCCTCAAATCCCGCCTTCGTTTCCGAGACAACGGGCAGAGCGTGTACTCTGGTTACCTGTCGATGCCGAAAAAGTGGTGTGAGACCCTGAAAGTCGGACTGCTGGTGAGTAAACACGGCCAGGTGCCCTGCTAGTGCCCCCTACAGGCTGTGGGTGACGCTGCAGGACACATTATAGAAGGGATGCTCCTCTGGAGAGCAGGAGTGAGATCACTGATGGTCTGACATCTGATCACTGGACGTTTGACCTGCATTAAAAtttatttgcaataaaaaatgttttttccagcAAAATTTTTTGTTAaccactgaaaataaatgttaaaaccGCAGCCGCTCGACTTTAAATGTGGTGTCTGAAAAAACATCCACTATCGGAAATGTGATGCGAAAGTTTCTGCAGAGTGCTTTGGTTAATCTGAGGTTTAATTAAAGGAAGTTGTGGTGTGTGAGATACGACGTGTGCTGAGCTTTAATCAGTGAGCTGCTGACAGCACTCACATCCTACTGCTCCACCAGGGTCCACAGGAAAAACTGTTCACCACTGTTGATGTTTTGGGCTTTGGTGGGTGATGATTTTTCCATCGGCCATCATGCTGGCTGTTCTGGGCTTGTCCTCTCACGTCCTCGTTGGCTGTTTGTGACGCCTGTTGGTTTGTTTAGATTCAGTTCCGACGTGCCGTGTCAGGGCTGAAGTTAAAGCCGTTGACTAAGACTCCAGTCGAATTCACATTCCTGCCGGTCGTTGATCCTTCTGCTTTCAGCCTGCTCTGTTTCCTAATCGCAGTCAACCGTCATCAGAGGATCAAATGACTGAAGATATAATCTGTTCCTCATATGAGAAGAGAGGTTCTAGAGGTtttgctctttgtgtttgtgttctgcagAGTCCAATCCGAGATAAAGTGGAACCTCTGGTGTTCTCCCTTAGCGCCTCTCTGTCCGAGAAGCTTCCCAGGAAAAGAAACACCGTACAGGACCTGAAACGCCTCCCTGTGCTGAGCCAGGCAGCCCGACCCGTTAGATCCCAGGTCAGAACCCACAGAAACTTGGTCAAAACCCACAGAAACTAGGTCATAGCCTGTCAGAACCAAGGTCAAAACCCAAGACTGTTCTCAGAACAGAACGCACAGAAAAAGAACCCAGATCCTGTCTGATCCAAATCAAGcccagaaacaaacagaacCGACAAAACAAATGGTTCAGAACTAACATGTTTACAATTCCTTAGGTGATGTTGACTTTCTCCATCTGTTAGATCCACATCCTGAAGGCCTGCGGTTCCGATAACCGTTGCCATAGTAACCTGCAGATGACGGCCCAGTTCACGGATGAGAACCAGAAACCATTCCCCATGTGAGTGAACGGCTCCTCCACACCAGACTGTGGGTCCACGTTCAGAAGCTATTTCAAgcgtttctgtctttgtgatgGTGAAACACATCAGCTTATTCTCATTGATCACTGGTGACTAACAGATCAAtcaagcaatcaatcaatcaatcttaaATTTTATAGCGCCATTTCATAACattgttatctcaagatgctttccataaagagcaggtctcaACCAGAGAAATTCAAGGAATCTCTTTGTTCCAGTAGTTttggaagaaaaagaggaatatCGAGGGTCCACAGCTGAGTTTTGCTGAAACATCAGAATTTGtgggtttctgtttctgtgtttccaggCAGGATGATATTCAGGTGTTGTTCTACAATGCCAACATTAACCGACTGTTTCTGGAAGTTAACGTCAGCAACACACCGTCTCCAGGCCGACCAGCGGAGGATGCTCACAATGCTGTTTTGACCATTAGCATCCCATCGCTGCTCATATACTCTGGAGTCCGAACAAAGGTAGTGAAGCTAAATGTCTTTCCTCCAGCTGTGAGCAGGTGGGGAACGGGATGGTGGTGAAGTACTGGATACATAAGCTGAAGCTTTGAATTTACTTAGTTACTGAGCATGTAGCTAGAGAAGAGTAGTGAACTGAGTAGTGAGCCTTGAGGGACACCACATGTTGGCAGTATGGACTGAAAGGGTTTATTAGACACAGGCTTCTGATACATGTTAAAGTGCTCAGTTTGCTTCTGAGAACTTGGCTTGGGCCAGCCTCAAAGGATTTCACTTCAAATTTGCCCTGAAGGACTGAGAACTGACCTCAGACTCAACTTGGACTTGCCATAATTGGTTAAGGACTTGACGTGAGAGTTTCTTTGGATTTACCATAAAACAACTGATTTCCTGGGCAGTAAAATGGTCTGTTATTGTAAatcacctttctagtcatttcgactacttAAAGCGCCTTTAGAGTGGAATGCCTTTTTAGGATTTGCTCTAAAGTGTGTGGGACATGACTTGAGACTTGATTTTGCTTTTTCCTGAAGAACCTGACTTGGTGCTTGTCAAGAGACCAGTGAGTCCCACAGTGAatcgtgtgtttgtgtcacagggTGACGTCCCGGCGGTGGTGGAGTGTTCTGTTGAGGATGCCTTTCTTCTGTGTGAGCTGGGGAACCCGTTCAAAAGCAACCAGACGGTACAGAACATACATGACATAGAAGTACAGAACTGTGagtcctgctgtgctgctgctgattgtccttctgtctgtgtttcaggttCGAGTGTTGATCATATTTCAACCGTCTGAGAGTTTGGACACCAGAGAGAttcagtctgtgctgctgctgtccacgtaagagacacacacacacacacacacacacacacacattacctgtggaagtgtgtgttaTTGGACAGGTGCTGActgactgtctctgtgtgtcctcagactcAGTGAGCAGTCAGGTTTGTTTCCCATCTCTGCCTCCATGTTGGTGGAGTATTCACTGCAGACTTCCCTCACTCTGTGAGTATCAACGCCAATGCCACACACCTTTAAtagtgacctctgacctctggtcTAGTGACCTCAGACCAACCGCCTCAGGAAGGTTTCCAGGCTTTGAAGCCGGTCTGACCTGGTGGCCAAactgtaattacaacaatgacaacatgTGACGCTGTTGAGCCCACTGACTCTGTGgtgctaacaggaagttagaggaGGGCTAACAAAATGTCAGAGCAGGTGTGACTGGAAGTTTGCTGGTTTGGCAGGCCCAGACGCTAGTCCTCCAGGCTCTATGGACCTATGATGAGGAAGATCCAGGTACTTAATAACCGGGAAGAGGCTTCAtgttccactgagcagctttcagaggGATGAACAGAGCCTCCAACGCTGTTCCAGGTCTCTGTAGATGTCCATGCTTCTGACTGGTTACCTGATGACCTCTCCACTTTTGCCGTCCTGACAGAATCAATCCTCCTGGCCCCGCCTCTTTCAGCGGTCACGTGATCGGGGAGTCGGCGATGAAGACGACAGACGATGTCGGTAGCCCACTGCTCTTCACCTTCCAGGTTAGTCTGAAGCCAGCTTGAGTGTCCGCAGGTGGAAACACACCAGGTGTTGACCCACCACCTACTCTGACAGGTGCACATCAACGGGAAGCTGCTGGGTCGCCTTGGTAACCTGGAGGTGGAGTTTGATTGGCCAAGGGAGTCTTCCAATGGGAAGTGGCTGCTGTACCTCGCAGAGATCCAAGTGAGCGGCACATCAGAGCCCCGCTGCACTCCCCCCGGCAACATCATCAACCCCCTCAACCTCACGGTAACCACGGCAACGCCACCTCAACAGGTCAAGTTCTGCGCTGCTATGTGCACATCAATCACAGTGAGGCCGTCGTTGGCCGTGGAAATCTGAGTTCTCCAAATATggtcaaaataacaaaataaagtaaGATGAGACAAAATCCAACAGTCgacttaaaaaataaagtagaaTAACATAAAGTGATGATAAGATGAATAAACTGTAATCATGTCTCTGCATCCTGAGAACAGGATGTACACAGGACACACGGACTTCTTTCATAATAAAAGTCCAGGACTGGCACATTTCATAATAAATGTTCAGGACAATCAGAAGCTTTTACTGGAGCATCTTTAGCTCATCTGCTTCTCCATTTCATGGGCTTGATTTTAATAAAAGAAGGagcttcttcatcatcatcatcagaggtTTGGACGTAGTGAACTGTGTGCTCGCTCACGCTGACTGTTTTCTCCTAAAACAAGAAGCGCAGTGCtcagttttaaaaacagagcagCTGCCTCGTTAACCTCTTCACTTCAAAATTCCATAAATGACACCAGGATGAGTGCAGCAGTTAGCCAGCTACATGCAGCATCCTTTTCTTAACAGTGACATACagtttttaacatgttagcaCGATTATGATGATCTGTGTCTAATTAGCGATGGTGCTAGTTAAGGTTAGCTTGCTAACTGCTGCATTGACTCATCCTGTTTTGAAGCGCCATCGCTGCAGCTGTGATCCGGCAGATGAGTGCTGCTTTGGTTAGCACATCAcgtcctaaccctaaccctcttcctccatctgaCTGGACGGTGTGTAAGGATGGTTAGAAGCTCTTCATCAGCGTTGTGTCTGGCCTCTGATTCAGCTGAAACATGTTAATAACTAACAACTGGGCTAGCATGTCTGTGGGCAAATCTGATCTGATGAGTTCTTTGAAATGCTTTGGTAGTTttcttgtgctgctgttgatgatgatgatgatgaagattatCCTGATaaagaattgattttttttctcctgatgACGGTCCCAGTTTGTCCCCTCTTGTAAGGTTAAACTGTCTTTGACCTGAACAAACCTTTTCTGTtgatgacttcctgttttggtcagctgtcagaggaggaggagaagaggaagaggaggaggaggaggaggagtctggAAGAGGTGgtgagggaggagcagagggaaaagactccacctgtcctccacctaCGGGGCCCGAAGAAGAAGTCCTACACTCTGGTACAGACACACTTAGCTCTGCAGCAGCGTCCCACGCTCTGAGGCAGGAGACACATTCTTACTAACTACTGCTAATAACTAATTACTAACTTGCTGTCTCTGTAAACATGTTTCCCATCCCAACCCAGAAAACACAAGCATAGAAAGTATGTTAAAGGTTAAACAGCTCCTGTGCACCAGACACAATTTGACAAACATGACGTTTGACCTGTTTGTGAGGACCTGTTGGATTGTGAGGATGCTGTGTTGTCTGTGGTGTGACTCAGAGGTGATCACTGCTAGACGGCAGAGAAGCAGACCGACCAGACCACCACCTGTGTCTATGTCCTCAGGTATATAACagcctgtgcgtgtgtgtgtgtgtgagcaggactGCGGGGCCGGGGCTACCTGTCTGAGATTTGTGTGTCCTCTGGTGAACATGAACGCCTCGGCGACACTGATGGTCCGGGCCAGACTGTGGAACTCCACCATGATCGAGGTACGAGCGCCCTCGCCTTCAGGAACGTATGTCAGCTGACAGTGTATCATGTGACCGGTTGTGTGTTTCAGGACTACAGCGATGCAAGGAACGTGCTGGTTCGAGGCCGGGCGACTCTGAGGCTGCAGACCGACAAGCCGACCGTCAGCATGGCGTCTCACAGCACCGAGGTACTGAGTACTGGCGCGCCTTGCAGGATGTGTTACCACCAGCGTAAGCTCCTGTGTTACCTCCTGAATGTTGCTCTGCAGATCGAGGTCCATGTTTATCCAGACCCAGGGCAGCAGGTGGACCCCGGCGCCCCCCTGTGGATCATCGTGGTGTCTGTCCTGGCTGGAGTCTTactgctggcgctgatctgccTGCTGCTCTGGAAGGTAAACGGAGAGGTTCAGTCCTGGTCGGGGTGTGGGATCCACAACGGTGGGATTACTGTCATGTTTGGGCTCCATGTGTCAGTGGTGCTGGTTGGTAAAGAGCGCTGTGTCGCCCCCTGCTGTTCAGTGTGGCTTCTTCAGGAGAGTCAGCACCAGAGAGCTGTACCAGGCCAAGACCCAGAGGGCCCTCAGGAGGAGCCAGCCGTCTGACACCCACAGGCTGGACAAGGAGCTCTGAGGCTGGACAGCCTGCTGCTAGAGAGCCCTGCTGTAAGGACCTGCTGCTGGATGACTGGTTACTACTGACTTGTTAGAACTGACTGGTTACTACTGACTGATTACTGTTCCTACTGTCTGGTCATTGTTACTACTGACTGGTTACTATTACTACTGACTAGTCACAACTTACTGGTTACtactgactggttactgttactactgtctGGTCACTGTTACTACTGACTAGTCACAATTTACTGGTTACtactgactggttactgttactactgtctGGTCACTGTTACTACTGACTAGTCACAACTGACTGGTTACTACTTACTGGTTACTACCAAATAGTCACAACTGACTGGTTACtactgactggttactgttactactgtctGGTCACTGTTACTACTGACTAGTCACAACTGACTGGTTACtactgactggttactgttaTTACTGTCTGGTCACTGTTACTACTGACTAGTCACAACTGACTGGTTACtactgactggttactgttactactgactAGTTACAactgactggttactgttaTTACTGACTAGTCACAACAGACTGGTTACTACTGATtggttactgttactactgactAGTTACAACTGACTGGTTACTACTGATTGGTTAATGTTACTACTGATtggttactgttactactgtctGGTCACTGTTACTACTGACTAGTCACAACTTACTGGTTACTACTGACTGGTTATTGTTACTACTGTCTGGTCACTGTTACTACTGACTAGTCACAACTGACTGGTTACTACTTACTGGTTACTACCAAATAGTCACAACTGACTGGTTACtactgactggttactgttactactgtctGGTCACTGTTACTACTGACTAGTCACAACTGACTGGTTACtactgactggttactgttaTTACTGTCTGGTCACTGTTACTACTGACTAGTCACAACTGACTGGTTACtactgactggttactgttactactgactAGTTACAactgactggttactgttaTTACTGACTAGTCACAACAGACTGGTTACTACTGATtggttactgttactactgactAGTTACAACTGACTGGTTACTACTGATTGGTTAATGTTACtactgactggttactgttactactgtttgGTCACTGTTACTACTGACTAGTCACAACTTACCGGTTACtactgactggttactgttactactgtttgGTCACTGTTACTACTGACTAGTCACAACTTACCGGTTACtactgactggttactgttactactgattggttactgttactactgccTGGTCACTGTTACTACTGACTAGTCACAACTGACTGGTTACTACTGACTGGTTACTACCGACTAGTCATAACTGACTGGTTACtactgactggttactgttactactgtctGGTCACTGTTACTACTGACTAGTCACAACTGACTGGTTACTACTGACTGGTTACTACCGActggttactgttactactgactAGTCACAACTGACTGGTTACtactgactggttactgttactactgactAATCACtactgactggttactgttactactgtctGGTCACTGTTACTACTGACTGGTTACTACTTACTAATTACAACTGACTGGTTACTATTACTACTGACTAGTCACAACCGActggttactgttactactgactAGTCACGACTGACTGGTTACtactgactggttactgttactactgactgGTCATGGTTACTACTGACCGGTTTCTGCTGACTGGTCACGACTGACTGGTTACTACTACTGGTTACTACTGACTGGTCATGGTTACTACTGACCGGTTTCTGCTGACTAGTCACGactgactggttactgttactactaacTGGTCATGGTTACTACTGACTGGTTTCATGCTGATTGGTCACGACTGACTGATTACTGGTTACTACTGACCGGTTTCTGCTGACTAGTCACAactgactggttactgttactactaacTGGTCATGGTTACTactgactggttactggttactactgactggttactgttactactgactAATCACtactgactggttactgttactactgtctGGTCACTGTTACTACTGACTGGTTACTACTTACTAGTTACAACTGACTGGTTACTATTACTACTGACTAGTCACAACCGActggttactgttactactgactAGTCACGACTGACTGGTTACtactgactggttactgttactactgactgGTCATGGTTACTACTGACCGGTTTCTGCTGACTGGTCACGACTGACTGGTTACTACTACTGGTTACTACTGACTGGTCATGGTTACTACTGACCGGTTTCTGCTGACTAGTCACGactgactggttactgttactactaacTGGTCATGGTTACTACTGACTGGTTTCATGCTGATTGGTCACGACTGACTGATTACTGGTTACTactgactggttactggttactactgactggttactgttactactgacaGGTTACTATTACTGACTGATTACTATCTAGTTACTGACTTAGTTATTAAGTGGTTAAAGACTGGTTACTGTTGCCTTTGTGGTGGGGGTGGGCCatcgtctctctcctccttctagCTGTTCTGACTCTTCCTGTCTGATCGATTAGCTGATCAGTGACTGTATTGATCACACTGATTTGTTCCCCTGCTCATATCTCTGTCTCTACTTATATTTATCGATATATTGATCTCTCTCTGATGGGAATTTTATTATGAAATGAATTACATACACTCCACACCAGCTTCACTgaacatcactgctgctgtcagtgatcAATACCGCCCCTCAGCATTAATCAATAACTCAGCCAATACAAGCCACTGCTCACTTTACAACTCAGTAATTTACCCAACGACAAGGTGTACCGCTGCTGTGACCTGGTGGGTAGTCCACAACAGGCACCAACCCCCCTCCAACCATGACACAACATTTAACTTCctgttccacttcctgttctACTTCCAGGTCCACTTCCTGTTCTACTTCCAGGTCCACTTCCTGTTCTACTTCCAGGTCCACTTCTTGTTCTACTTCctgttccacttcctgttctACTTCCAGGTCCACTTCCTGTTCCACTTCCAGGTCCACTTCCTGTTCTACTTCCAGGTCTCACcaggtgtctctctctctctctctctctctgcagtgtggGTTCTTTGTGCGTCGGAGGGCGTGGCGTGCCACAGCGCTTCACCAGGGGAGGATTATGGGTaaagatgagcagcagcagaacacaaacactgacGGTTTCCTGGTCCAAGATGATGCCCCCAAACAGTGGGTCACCTCCTGGAGTGGAACACACTGACCGTATCCATGGAGGCGCATCCTGAACCAGGACGAACGGGACCAACCAACCTGAACTGGACCAACACACTGCCATTTACTGctccaggagcaggaggaggagcaggaggaggacgaggaggtctctctctctctctctctctcgatcatgtgttttgttatttatctGTATTTGGGTTCTTTTTGAAGTGTTTTGTATCTGTATGATTAGCTGTGTGTTAACAATATTTCCCAGCATCCTCTTGGCCTCTGAAGAACATCAGGTTACCATAGGAACCTGATACAGGACTTTTCACAGCCAATCACTGAACCTGCTGTTGCCATAGAAGCGTCACTGTGGGAAAGTTTGTTGATGGACACGGAGACAAAATGGGTGATCGGTGCATCAGGATGTCGATCAGGAAGTGAACAGGATGTACAGTTAAAGGGCTACATGATGAAAAAGAGGTCAGCGCAGGCCGCTTCAACGTgtcctgatgatgtcatgtttAAACGCTGCCTTCAGGGGCGGGTCATTAATGCTGCGCTCCCTGTCAACAAAGTCCTCAGTTAAACCTCTGGTGTTGCATTCAGGTGCTGAAGaatttaataagaaaaaacCTGTTTGTTGACTCTTTTATGTTACAAATCTAGCAGCTGACGGACGGTTAAAATTTCTTCCCAAATCCTGTCACTGCCTCAGTCTGTGAAGAGTTTTTACAGAGCTGTGATATTTGTGacagcacctgaaggcagcgcCTGTGGTTTGTCCTCTCTGTGGTCAAATGTTTGTCTCAGTGGTTCCTGTATGTGGCCCATAATAAAGTGTTTTCTACTGATCTGTACGTTACCTGTCAATGATGCTTTCAAGGTCACTGTTTTTGTGTAGCCACACTCCAACCATTTCAGAGCGTTGACCACGTGTTCTTTATTGTCACCATGACGATGAAGGTCTCATttgtccatccatctatccatccattatcttcctcTTATCTGGGGTTGGGTcacggtggcaacaggtcaaacagGGCACTGTCCAGCTCGTCCTGGGGATCCCGAGGCGCTCCCAGTCCAGATGAGATACATAATCCCTCCAGAGGGTTCTGGGTCTGTCCTGACCTTCTcccggtgggacatgcccgggAAATGGAGGCGACCAGGACCactggctcctttcgatgtGGAAGAGCAGTGTCTCCTCCGAGTTCCTCACCCTCTCTcgaaggctgagcccagacgTCCAATAGCCCCGGTACAGTGCCGGTACAGCCCCGGTACAGTGCTGGTACAGCCCTGGTACAGTGCCGGTACAGCGcctgcattactgctgatgctgcaccAAACCCTCTGTGGTCCGGTGCGCAGTAAGATTAAATGGGTTTACTTCTTTGAAAATAAGTTTCAGTATACATTCCTAGTCCTCTGGGGTCCCTTCGGTGGGTGGATAGGAAGACGTCCCACCTTCAGACTGGACTGTTTGATTCGGGTGGGGGGTGAGTCTGGACCACTTCCTGTTCCATCTTGGACAGGTTGTCTCCCTGAACAGTTTTAGTGatgctgtatttgttttgatCTCCACCATAAGTTCCTTCCTACAGACACCCGCCCAGAGGCTTTCTGATGAAGATGTGTCCTCAGACTCTCTCCTGACCTCTGAGGCTGTATTTGCTGCCGTTAGATCCCTGAACCACATGGAACTGATCCTGGCCTCTGGGTTTTGCATCAGACTCCTTCAGTGCTCTTTTATCTCTCCTTCATTTGCACACTGTCACTCAGTCTGGCCGGTGACAGTTTGCAC
This genomic window from Pempheris klunzingeri isolate RE-2024b chromosome 17, fPemKlu1.hap1, whole genome shotgun sequence contains:
- the LOC139216260 gene encoding integrin alpha-3-like — protein: MPSCDFRSLLVGAPREKAEPNVPANRTGGVYSCPVTADQSDCSRMKLIDPDLNLSEDLIEDMWLGVSVASQGRPGGRVLACGHRFVKLYGAFKLRHMIGRCYLRGNNLQYDDTDMHWQNPDQPCSHLGDVSSEVMCNMGISAFITQTEVIVGSPGSYEWQGNVHVSWMNPDVVFDTQRSSFPNLQRRNIYIGYSVTQAHRLLSQDDETIVTGAPKDSKDDARGSVLLVVKRSDKLMTQQTLRGEQMGSYFGNAVATTDLNSDGWNDLLVGAPFYFHRQQEAGGAVYVYMNAGGRFDSGPSVVLTGPAGSGFGMSVTAAGDLNQDGFQDFAVGAPFHETGSVMIWTGSSKGVSTEPSQVIRGSRISPGFRTFGYSLSGGLDVDGNRYPDLLVGSLDDTVALLRTRPVIHLNKTLRVSPDLVDPNSCDYCIQVKVCFSYMFSSGENSNRDNITVRFTVATDITSLKSRLRFRDNGQSVYSGYLSMPKKWCETLKVGLLSPIRDKVEPLVFSLSASLSEKLPRKRNTVQDLKRLPVLSQAARPVRSQIHILKACGSDNRCHSNLQMTAQFTDENQKPFPMQDDIQVLFYNANINRLFLEVNVSNTPSPGRPAEDAHNAVLTISIPSLLIYSGVRTKGDVPAVVECSVEDAFLLCELGNPFKSNQTVRVLIIFQPSESLDTREIQSVLLLSTLSEQSGLFPISASMLVEYSLQTSLTLINPPGPASFSGHVIGESAMKTTDDVGSPLLFTFQVHINGKLLGRLGNLEVEFDWPRESSNGKWLLYLAEIQVSGTSEPRCTPPGNIINPLNLTLSEEEEKRKRRRRRRSLEEVVREEQREKTPPVLHLRGPKKKSYTLDCGAGATCLRFVCPLVNMNASATLMVRARLWNSTMIEDYSDARNVLVRGRATLRLQTDKPTVSMASHSTEIEVHVYPDPGQQVDPGAPLWIIVVSVLAGVLLLALICLLLWKCGFFRRVSTRELYQAKTQRALRRSQPSDTHRLDKEL